Genomic DNA from Nonomuraea rubra:
TACGAGGTGGTCAGCGGTGCCGATGGCGACCGGATCTCGCCCACCTCCCGCACCGTGCGGCACACCACGGGCCTGGTGGAGGTCTTCGGCCCCGGCGACACCTACACGCTGGCCGCCGACCGCTTCCACAGCAGCGTGGTGCCCGAGGGCGGCGAGGCGGCCACGATCGCGCTCGGCCGCGGCCGGCCCGGCAGCCACGACCTGTCGCTCGGCCCACTGGCCGGCCGCTCCCACCACGTCTCCAGGCAGCCGCTGGACGCCGGGGAGCGGGCCCTGGCCATCCGCACCATCACCGCGCACCTGACCTGAGAGGGCACCGATGGACCTGGATCACGCTCGTACGGTCGCCGTCGAAGCCGCCGAGGCCGCGGGCGCCCTGCTCCGGGAGGGCACGCGGGGCGCGCTCGGCACCCGGGCCAAGGGGGAGGCCGGCGACGTGGTCACCGACCTGGACCTGGCCTCGGAGAAGCTGCTGCTGGAGCGGATCCTGACGGCGTACCCGTCGCACACGGTGATCGCCGAGGAGTCGGGGCTGGTCGGCGCGGCGGGCGGCGAGTGGACGTGGCTGGTCGACCCGCTCGACGGCACCAACAACGTGGCCATCGGGCTGCCGGCGTACGTGGTGGGCGTGGCGCTGTGCAGGGACGGGCTGCCGCTGCTGGGCGTGGTACACGACCCGGTCTCCCGCCAGACGTGGTCGGCCCTGCGGGGGAAGGGCGCGGTCGCCTCCTCGGGCATGCGCCTGGCGCCGCCGTACGCGCCGAGCCCGCACGGGCCGCTGCTGGCCTGGACCCAGGGGTACGGCATCGCCAGGGACGACGCCACCGTCCGGCGGCTGAAGACGGCGCTCGACCTCAACGCCCGCCGGGTGCTGCAACTCTGGGCTCCGCTGCTGGCCTGGGCGATGCTGGCGCGCGGCGACATCGACGGGATCGTGGGCTACCGGGCAGGGGTGGTGGACCTGCCGGCGGGGGCGCTGCTGGCGCAGGAGGCGGGCATCGAGATCCGTGGGCTGGACGGGGGCCCGTACGAGGAGTGCGTGGACGCTCCCGCCGACGAGCGCAGCTTCGTGGCCGCCCATCCGCGGGCCATGCCGGGGCTGCTGT
This window encodes:
- a CDS encoding inositol monophosphatase family protein — protein: MDLDHARTVAVEAAEAAGALLREGTRGALGTRAKGEAGDVVTDLDLASEKLLLERILTAYPSHTVIAEESGLVGAAGGEWTWLVDPLDGTNNVAIGLPAYVVGVALCRDGLPLLGVVHDPVSRQTWSALRGKGAVASSGMRLAPPYAPSPHGPLLAWTQGYGIARDDATVRRLKTALDLNARRVLQLWAPLLAWAMLARGDIDGIVGYRAGVVDLPAGALLAQEAGIEIRGLDGGPYEECVDAPADERSFVAAHPRAMPGLLSFLQ